The Gottschalkia purinilytica genomic interval AGAGATAAATATAAATAAAAACAATACTGATAAACTAGAGAAATTTAATATTATCGTACTCAATAATAATTTCAAAAAAGCTGGAATAATACTACACAAAGAAATAGGATTAGATCAAGATGGAGAAGCTTCCGAGACACTGTTTATAAAAGGATTAACCTTAGATGGGCTAACAACATTTAGAAGAATAGTTCCAGAAACAAATAGTGGATATGTAAGCTTACAGGGAAATCAAGAAGCAATAATGAAAGGATTTGTA includes:
- a CDS encoding Gp37-like protein gives rise to the protein MITIYDDKLNWLSMIEDYESLIFTRRFYKYGEFELEININKNNTDKLEKFNIIVLNNNFKKAGIILHKEIGLDQDGEASETLFIKGLTLDGLTTFRRIVPETNSGYVSLQGNQEAIMKGFVNNCFVNPTDVERKINLINTPNQNRGKTDKWRGSFEKLSDKLEEIGTYS